In the Streptomyces sp. NBC_00525 genome, one interval contains:
- the rnpA gene encoding ribonuclease P protein component, whose translation MLPSENRLRRREDFATAVRRGRRAGRPHLVVHLRSGATDPHVTGENVPPPRAGFVVSKAVGGAVVRTAVKRKLRHLVRERLALLPPGSLVVVRALPGAGDAGHEQLARDLDAAFQRLLGGGVR comes from the coding sequence GTGCTGCCTTCCGAGAATCGGCTGAGGCGGCGCGAGGACTTCGCGACCGCAGTACGACGAGGACGCCGGGCCGGTCGTCCGCACCTCGTCGTCCATCTACGCAGCGGTGCAACCGACCCGCACGTGACTGGGGAGAACGTTCCCCCGCCGCGTGCGGGTTTCGTTGTCAGCAAGGCCGTGGGTGGTGCGGTCGTACGCACTGCGGTGAAGCGCAAGCTTCGTCACCTGGTCCGAGAACGGCTCGCCCTGCTGCCCCCCGGTAGCCTGGTTGTGGTGCGAGCGTTGCCCGGAGCGGGTGACGCCGGCCATGAACAGCTGGCCCGAGACCTGGACGCCGCGTTTCAGCGGCTGCTGGGAGGGGGCGTGCGATGA
- the rsmG gene encoding 16S rRNA (guanine(527)-N(7))-methyltransferase RsmG, which produces MTEEVALPEAPEEARTVFGESFPEAVRYAELLADAGVTRGLIGPREVPRLWERHLLNCAVLSEVVPEGVTVCDVGSGAGLPGIPLALVRRDLKITLLEPLLRRTNFLQEVVELLGLDHVTVVRGRAEEVLGSLQPVHVVTARAVAPLDRLAGWGVPLLRPYGEMLALKGDTAEEEINGARAALSKLGVVETEVLHVGEGVVDPLSTVVRVVVGESPGGVRFAAKRAKAARSSRTRRRR; this is translated from the coding sequence GTGACGGAGGAAGTAGCGCTTCCCGAGGCGCCGGAAGAGGCCCGGACAGTATTCGGTGAGAGCTTTCCCGAAGCTGTCCGGTACGCGGAACTGCTGGCGGATGCGGGGGTCACACGCGGTCTGATCGGTCCGCGCGAGGTTCCGCGCCTGTGGGAGAGGCATCTGCTGAACTGCGCGGTGCTCTCCGAGGTCGTCCCCGAGGGGGTCACGGTCTGCGATGTCGGCTCGGGCGCGGGGCTCCCGGGCATCCCCCTGGCGCTGGTGCGCCGGGACCTGAAGATCACCCTGCTGGAACCGCTGCTGCGCCGGACGAACTTCCTCCAGGAGGTCGTCGAGCTGCTGGGCCTCGACCATGTGACGGTCGTACGCGGCCGGGCTGAGGAGGTCCTCGGTTCCCTGCAGCCCGTGCATGTGGTCACCGCCCGCGCGGTGGCGCCACTGGACCGGCTGGCCGGCTGGGGCGTGCCCCTGCTGCGGCCCTACGGCGAGATGCTCGCGCTCAAGGGCGACACCGCGGAGGAAGAGATCAATGGTGCCCGTGCCGCGCTCAGCAAGCTGGGTGTGGTGGAGACCGAGGTGCTGCATGTCGGCGAAGGCGTGGTTGATCCACTGTCCACGGTGGTCCGTGTGGTCGTCGGCGAGAGTCCGGGGGGTGTGAGGTTCGCCGCAAAGCGGGCCAAGGCCGCCCGGAGCAGCCGGACACGGCGCCGCCGCTGA
- the yidC gene encoding membrane protein insertase YidC: MDTIASLFSFITWPVSWVIVQFHKLYGAIFGPDTGWAWGLSIVSLVVLIRICLIPLFVKQIKSTRNMQLLQPKMKAIQERYKSDKQRQSEEMMKLYKETGTNPLSSCLPILAQSPFFFALYHVLSAIASNKKIGVIDQSLLDSARQAHIFGAPLAAKFMDSAEKVQSLGASLTDVRVVTAVMIVLMSASQFFTQRQLMTKNVDLTVKTPYMQQQKMLMYIFPVIFAVMGINFPVGVLVYWLTTNVWTMGQQMYVINQNPTPGSKAQDHYLERLLKSVTAHGEVRGRTRRNTVKRIVAKGPDRNDIERKFVVGLAKLGLAPQEDGTVAKSDTAIADAEGSGAQRRQPKRQTKSQRQTGAAHLGGTKDGVSGETASKTSLQKGAAQGAKPKPAGKAASGSSRQAKSGQRKGPQGPKHPSKK; this comes from the coding sequence GTGGACACGATTGCCAGTCTGTTCAGCTTCATCACCTGGCCCGTCTCCTGGGTCATCGTCCAGTTCCACAAGTTGTACGGGGCGATCTTCGGCCCCGACACGGGATGGGCCTGGGGTCTGTCCATCGTGTCCCTCGTGGTGCTGATCCGTATCTGTCTGATCCCGCTGTTCGTCAAGCAGATCAAGTCGACGCGGAACATGCAGCTGCTCCAGCCGAAGATGAAGGCGATCCAGGAGCGCTACAAGAGCGACAAGCAGCGTCAGTCCGAAGAGATGATGAAGCTGTACAAGGAGACGGGTACCAACCCGCTCTCCTCGTGCCTCCCCATCCTCGCGCAGTCGCCGTTCTTCTTCGCGCTCTACCACGTACTCTCCGCGATCGCCTCGAACAAGAAGATCGGCGTCATCGACCAGTCGCTGCTGGACAGCGCGCGTCAGGCGCACATCTTCGGCGCCCCGCTGGCCGCCAAGTTCATGGACAGTGCGGAGAAGGTCCAGAGCCTCGGCGCCTCGCTGACCGACGTCCGGGTCGTCACCGCGGTCATGATCGTGCTGATGTCGGCCTCGCAGTTCTTCACGCAGCGCCAGCTGATGACGAAGAACGTCGACCTCACGGTCAAGACGCCGTACATGCAGCAGCAGAAGATGCTGATGTACATCTTCCCGGTGATCTTCGCCGTCATGGGTATCAACTTCCCCGTCGGTGTCCTCGTCTACTGGCTGACCACCAACGTCTGGACCATGGGTCAGCAGATGTACGTGATCAACCAGAACCCGACGCCGGGCAGCAAGGCCCAGGACCACTACCTCGAGCGGCTCCTCAAGAGCGTCACCGCCCACGGCGAGGTCCGCGGCCGGACCCGGCGCAACACCGTCAAGCGGATCGTGGCCAAGGGCCCGGACCGCAACGACATCGAGCGCAAGTTCGTCGTCGGCCTGGCCAAGCTGGGCCTCGCCCCGCAGGAGGACGGCACCGTCGCCAAGAGCGACACCGCCATCGCCGACGCCGAGGGCAGCGGTGCACAGCGCCGCCAGCCCAAGCGGCAGACCAAGTCGCAGCGCCAGACCGGTGCCGCACACCTGGGTGGGACCAAGGACGGTGTCTCCGGCGAGACCGCGTCCAAGACCTCCCTGCAGAAGGGCGCCGCGCAGGGCGCCAAGCCGAAGCCGGCGGGCAAGGCCGCGTCCGGTTCCTCACGCCAAGCCAAGTCCGGACAGCGCAAGGGTCCGCAGGGGCCCAAGCACCCGTCCAAGAAGTAA
- a CDS encoding ParA family protein, with translation MTGSAHCEPEVEESESLRSDANIAGPMTDPVPGPRTESAGDGVSRETPPPMDDTPIGRAAQLAVEALGRAGEGLPRPEQTRVMVVANQKGGVGKTTSTVNLAASLALHGARVLVVDLDPQGNASTALGIDHHAEVPSIYDVLVESKPLSDVVQPVKDVEGLFCAPATIDLAGAEIELVSLVARESRLQRAIQAYEQPLDYILIDCPPSLGLLTVNALVAGAEVLIPIQCEYYALEGLGQLLRNVELVRGHLNPDLHVSTILLTMYDGRTRLASQVAEEVRSHFGKEVLRTSIPRSVRISEAPSYGQTVLTYDPGSSGSLSYLEAAREIALRGVGVHYEGQHAHTGGSISQQSNSEGIQ, from the coding sequence ATGACAGGCTCTGCTCATTGCGAGCCTGAAGTCGAGGAGAGTGAATCCTTGCGGTCCGACGCCAACATCGCGGGGCCGATGACCGATCCGGTCCCCGGCCCCCGAACCGAATCGGCGGGAGACGGTGTTTCACGTGAAACACCGCCGCCGATGGACGACACCCCCATCGGTCGCGCGGCCCAGCTGGCGGTGGAAGCCCTCGGCCGTGCCGGTGAAGGGCTGCCGAGGCCCGAGCAGACGCGCGTCATGGTGGTGGCCAACCAGAAGGGCGGGGTGGGCAAGACCACCTCCACGGTCAACCTCGCCGCGTCACTGGCCTTGCACGGTGCACGTGTCCTGGTGGTGGACCTCGACCCGCAGGGCAATGCCTCCACGGCTCTGGGCATCGACCATCACGCCGAAGTTCCCTCAATCTATGACGTCCTGGTGGAGAGCAAGCCGCTCTCCGACGTGGTCCAGCCCGTCAAGGACGTCGAAGGCCTCTTCTGCGCCCCGGCCACCATCGATCTCGCCGGTGCGGAGATCGAGCTGGTGTCGCTGGTGGCGCGGGAGAGTCGACTCCAGCGCGCCATCCAGGCGTATGAGCAGCCGCTGGACTACATCCTGATCGACTGCCCGCCCTCTCTGGGCCTGCTGACGGTCAACGCACTGGTGGCCGGTGCGGAGGTACTGATCCCCATCCAGTGCGAGTACTACGCGCTGGAGGGGCTGGGTCAGCTCCTGCGTAACGTCGAGTTGGTACGGGGCCACTTGAACCCCGATCTTCATGTGTCGACGATTCTGCTCACCATGTACGACGGCCGTACCCGGCTGGCGTCGCAGGTGGCGGAGGAGGTGCGCAGTCACTTCGGCAAGGAGGTGCTGCGGACCAGCATCCCCCGGTCGGTCCGTATCTCCGAGGCGCCGAGCTACGGGCAGACCGTGCTCACCTACGACCCCGGTTCCAGCGGATCGCTGTCGTACCTCGAAGCCGCTCGGGAGATCGCGCTGCGCGGGGTCGGGGTGCATTACGAGGGCCAGCACGCCCACACGGGTGGTTCGATCAGTCAGCAGAGCAATTCGGAGGGGATCCAGTGA
- a CDS encoding DUF721 domain-containing protein, which yields MNGVGEGTAPGGDRPDRENRENRDDRAKQAEPSGVDLARVALRAAKEQARARGAAAQQKKQARRGGGLRSGARADGRDPLPLGAAINRLITERGWETPAAVGGVMGRWPQIVGDDLALHCVPVRYDEEPDQRVLTVQCDSTVWATQLRLLAPQLVARLNADLGHGTVRMIKVLGPGGPQRRFGPLRAPGSTGPGDTYG from the coding sequence GTGAACGGCGTGGGAGAGGGAACGGCCCCGGGCGGCGACCGCCCCGACCGGGAGAACCGTGAGAACCGGGACGACCGGGCGAAGCAGGCCGAGCCGTCCGGTGTGGATCTGGCCCGGGTCGCCCTGCGCGCGGCGAAGGAGCAGGCGCGGGCGCGGGGCGCGGCGGCGCAGCAGAAGAAGCAGGCGCGGCGGGGCGGCGGGCTGCGTTCCGGGGCGCGGGCGGACGGCCGCGATCCGCTGCCGCTGGGCGCGGCGATCAACCGGCTGATCACCGAGCGCGGCTGGGAGACCCCGGCGGCGGTGGGCGGGGTGATGGGCCGCTGGCCGCAGATCGTCGGTGACGACCTCGCGCTGCACTGTGTGCCCGTGCGGTACGACGAGGAGCCGGATCAGCGGGTGCTGACGGTGCAGTGCGATTCGACGGTGTGGGCGACGCAGTTGCGGCTGCTGGCGCCCCAGCTGGTGGCCCGGCTGAACGCGGACCTGGGCCACGGCACGGTGCGGATGATCAAGGTGCTGGGTCCGGGCGGGCCGCAGCGCAGGTTCGGTCCGCTGCGGGCGCCGGGGAGCACCGGCCCCGGTGACACCTATGGCTGA
- the gnd gene encoding phosphogluconate dehydrogenase (NAD(+)-dependent, decarboxylating), protein MELGLVGLGKMGGNMRERIRRAGHTVIGYDRNPDLADVHSLEELVGKLKGPRVVWVMVPAGAATQSTIDELAELLSPGDIVVDGGNSRWTDDEKHAEELGRKGIGFVDCGVSGGVWGLENGYALMYGGDAEHVAKVQPVFDALKPEGDFGSVHAGKVGAGHFAKMVHNGIEYAMMQAYAEGWELLEKVDSVTDVREVFRSWQQGTVIRSWLLDLAVNALDDDEHLEKLRGYAADSGEGRWTVEAAIDNAVPLPAITASLFARFASRQDDSPQMKMIAALRNQFGGHAVENKK, encoded by the coding sequence ATGGAGCTCGGTCTCGTCGGCCTCGGCAAGATGGGCGGCAACATGCGCGAGCGCATCCGCCGCGCAGGCCACACCGTCATCGGTTACGACCGCAACCCGGATCTCGCCGACGTCCACAGCCTGGAAGAGCTTGTGGGCAAGCTCAAGGGTCCGCGGGTCGTATGGGTGATGGTTCCGGCCGGAGCCGCGACCCAGTCCACCATCGACGAGCTGGCCGAACTGCTCTCGCCCGGCGACATCGTCGTGGACGGCGGGAACAGCCGCTGGACCGACGACGAGAAGCACGCGGAGGAGCTGGGCCGCAAGGGCATCGGCTTCGTCGACTGCGGAGTCTCCGGCGGCGTCTGGGGCCTGGAGAACGGCTACGCGCTGATGTACGGCGGCGACGCCGAGCACGTGGCCAAGGTCCAGCCCGTCTTCGACGCGCTCAAGCCCGAGGGCGACTTCGGTTCGGTCCACGCGGGCAAGGTCGGCGCCGGCCACTTCGCCAAGATGGTCCACAACGGCATCGAGTACGCCATGATGCAGGCCTACGCCGAGGGCTGGGAGCTCCTGGAGAAGGTCGACTCCGTCACCGACGTGCGCGAGGTCTTCCGCTCCTGGCAGCAGGGCACGGTCATCCGCTCCTGGCTGCTCGACCTGGCGGTCAACGCCCTCGACGACGACGAGCACCTCGAGAAGCTCCGCGGCTACGCCGCCGACTCGGGCGAGGGCCGCTGGACGGTCGAGGCCGCGATCGACAACGCCGTGCCGCTGCCGGCGATCACCGCGTCCCTCTTCGCGCGCTTCGCCTCGCGGCAGGACGACTCCCCGCAGATGAAGATGATCGCCGCGCTGCGCAACCAGTTCGGCGGCCACGCGGTCGAGAACAAGAAGTAA
- the yidD gene encoding membrane protein insertion efficiency factor YidD: MKYPLLALIKLYQWTISPLLGPVCRYYPSCSHYGYTAIDRHGAIKGTALTAWRILRCNPWSPGGVDYVPPRKRPRWHEMLRSAIRGSKGGDSAADVPSGGSANDLPSSAAETSPNAQGA, from the coding sequence ATGAAGTACCCGCTGCTGGCTCTCATCAAGCTGTACCAGTGGACGATCAGCCCACTCCTCGGGCCGGTCTGCCGGTACTACCCGTCGTGTTCCCACTACGGGTATACGGCGATCGACCGGCACGGAGCGATCAAGGGAACAGCGCTGACGGCCTGGCGCATCCTGCGATGCAATCCGTGGTCCCCCGGCGGCGTGGACTATGTGCCACCACGCAAACGTCCGCGTTGGCACGAGATGCTGCGCAGCGCCATACGCGGCAGCAAGGGCGGGGACTCCGCCGCTGACGTGCCTTCCGGGGGGTCGGCCAACGACCTCCCGAGTTCGGCCGCAGAGACTTCGCCCAATGCTCAAGGAGCTTGA
- the dnaN gene encoding DNA polymerase III subunit beta: protein MKIRVERDVLAEAVAWVARSLPARPPAPVLAGLLLKAEDGALSFSSFDYEVSARVSVEAEVEEDGTVLVSGRLLADICRALPNRPVEISTDGVRATVSCGSSRFTLHTLPVEEYPALPQMPTATGTVPGEVFASAAAQVAIAAGRDDTLPVLTGVRIEIEGDTVTLASTDRYRFAVREFLWKPEDPEASAVALVPAKTLLDTAKSLTSGDTVTLALAGSGAGEGLIGFEGAGRRTTTRLLEGDLPKYRTLFPTEFNSVAVIETAPFVEAVKRVALVAERNTPVRLTFEQGVLILEAGSSDDAQAVERVDSVLEGDDISIAFNPTFLLDGLSAIDSPVAQLSFTTSTKPALLSGRPAVDAEADDAYKYLIMPVRLSG, encoded by the coding sequence GTGAAGATCCGGGTGGAGCGCGATGTCCTCGCGGAGGCGGTGGCCTGGGTGGCCCGCAGCCTCCCGGCCCGTCCGCCGGCGCCCGTTCTCGCGGGCCTTCTGCTGAAGGCCGAGGACGGAGCGCTCAGCTTCTCCAGCTTCGACTACGAGGTCTCGGCGCGGGTCTCGGTGGAGGCCGAGGTCGAGGAGGACGGCACGGTCCTCGTCTCCGGCCGGCTGCTCGCCGACATCTGCCGCGCCCTGCCCAACCGGCCGGTGGAGATCTCCACAGACGGTGTACGGGCGACCGTCTCCTGCGGCTCCTCGCGATTCACACTCCACACCCTGCCTGTGGAGGAGTACCCGGCCCTCCCGCAGATGCCGACCGCGACCGGCACCGTGCCCGGTGAGGTCTTCGCCTCGGCCGCCGCCCAGGTCGCCATCGCCGCAGGCCGCGACGACACCCTGCCCGTCCTGACCGGTGTGCGCATCGAGATCGAGGGCGACACCGTCACCCTCGCCTCCACCGACCGCTACCGCTTTGCCGTCCGCGAGTTCCTCTGGAAGCCCGAGGACCCGGAGGCGTCCGCCGTCGCCCTGGTGCCCGCCAAGACGCTGCTGGACACCGCCAAGTCGCTCACCAGCGGCGACACGGTCACGCTGGCGCTGGCCGGCTCGGGCGCGGGTGAGGGGCTCATCGGGTTCGAGGGCGCCGGACGGCGTACCACCACCCGACTGCTCGAAGGCGACCTGCCGAAGTACCGGACGCTCTTCCCCACCGAGTTCAACTCCGTGGCCGTGATCGAGACCGCGCCGTTCGTCGAGGCCGTCAAGCGCGTAGCCCTGGTGGCCGAACGCAACACCCCGGTTCGGCTGACCTTCGAGCAGGGCGTCCTGATCCTGGAGGCGGGCTCCAGCGACGACGCACAGGCTGTGGAAAGGGTCGACTCCGTGCTGGAGGGCGACGACATCTCGATCGCCTTCAACCCGACCTTCCTGCTCGACGGCCTGAGCGCCATCGACTCCCCGGTCGCCCAGCTCTCCTTCACGACCTCCACCAAGCCGGCGCTGCTCAGCGGCCGCCCCGCCGTGGATGCCGAGGCGGACGACGCCTACAAGTACCTGATCATGCCGGTCCGCCTCTCGGGCTGA
- the recF gene encoding DNA replication/repair protein RecF (All proteins in this family for which functions are known are DNA-binding proteins that assist the filamentation of RecA onto DNA for the initiation of recombination or recombinational repair.) codes for MHVTHLSLADFRSYARVEVPLDPGVTAFVGANGQGKTNLVEAVGYLATLGSHRVSSDAPLVRMGADRAVIRAAVTQGERSQLVELELNPGKANRARINRSSQVRPRDVLGIVRTVLFAPEDLALVKGDPGERRRFLDELVTARSPRMAGVRSDYDRVLKQRNTLLKSAAMARRHGGRSLDLSTLDVWDQHLARVGAELLAQRLDLIATLQPLADKAYGDVAPGGGPLSLDYRGSIGPDADPARGREELYAQLIEALAQVRKQEIERGVTLVGPHRDDLVLGLRAMPAKGYASHGESWSYALALRLASYELLRGEGNEPVLVLDDVFAELDARRRERLAELVAPAEQVLVTAAVDDDVPGALAGARYVVTAGEVERV; via the coding sequence ATGCACGTCACGCATCTGTCGCTGGCCGACTTCCGCTCGTACGCCCGCGTCGAGGTGCCCCTCGATCCGGGCGTCACCGCATTCGTGGGCGCCAACGGCCAGGGCAAGACGAACCTGGTCGAGGCGGTCGGCTATCTCGCCACGCTCGGCAGCCACCGCGTCTCCTCGGACGCCCCGCTCGTCCGCATGGGCGCCGACCGGGCCGTGATCAGGGCGGCCGTCACCCAGGGCGAGCGCTCGCAGCTGGTCGAGCTGGAGCTGAATCCGGGCAAGGCCAACCGCGCCCGGATCAACCGGTCCTCGCAGGTCAGGCCGCGCGATGTGCTCGGCATCGTGCGTACGGTGCTGTTCGCGCCGGAGGACCTGGCCCTGGTGAAGGGCGACCCCGGCGAGCGCCGGCGGTTCCTGGACGAGCTGGTCACCGCGCGGTCCCCGAGGATGGCCGGAGTGCGGTCCGACTACGACCGGGTGCTGAAACAGCGCAACACCCTGCTCAAGTCCGCGGCCATGGCCCGCAGGCACGGCGGCCGCTCGCTGGACCTCTCCACGCTCGACGTGTGGGACCAGCACCTGGCGCGGGTCGGCGCGGAGCTGCTCGCCCAGCGCCTCGACCTGATCGCCACGCTCCAGCCGCTGGCGGACAAGGCGTACGGCGACGTGGCACCGGGCGGCGGGCCGCTGAGCCTCGACTACCGCGGCAGCATCGGCCCGGATGCGGACCCGGCGCGCGGCCGCGAGGAGCTGTACGCGCAGCTCATCGAGGCCCTGGCCCAGGTCCGCAAGCAGGAGATCGAGCGCGGCGTGACCCTGGTCGGCCCGCACCGCGACGACCTGGTGCTCGGCCTGCGCGCCATGCCCGCCAAGGGGTACGCGAGCCACGGGGAGTCCTGGTCGTACGCGCTGGCGCTGCGGCTGGCCTCGTACGAGCTGCTGCGCGGCGAGGGCAATGAGCCGGTGCTCGTACTGGACGACGTGTTCGCCGAGCTGGACGCGCGCCGCCGGGAGCGGCTCGCGGAGCTGGTGGCCCCGGCCGAGCAGGTGCTGGTGACGGCAGCCGTGGACGACGACGTGCCGGGCGCGCTCGCCGGTGCGCGGTACGTCGTCACCGCCGGTGAGGTGGAACGGGTGTGA
- a CDS encoding Jag family protein, with protein sequence MTEGTTSTAAEGSDTLTRLEQEGEIAADYLEGLLDIADLDGDIDMDVEADRAAVSIISESARDLQKLVGRDGEVLEALQELTRLAVHRETGDRSRLMLDIAGFRAKKRTELAELGAKAADKVKSTGEPVKLKPMTPFERKVVHDAVAAAGLRSESEGEEPQRFVVVLPA encoded by the coding sequence GTGACGGAAGGCACCACCTCCACGGCCGCTGAGGGCAGCGACACTCTGACCCGCCTTGAGCAGGAAGGCGAGATCGCAGCGGACTACCTCGAGGGCCTGCTCGACATCGCCGATCTCGACGGCGACATCGACATGGACGTCGAGGCGGACCGGGCCGCAGTCTCGATCATCAGCGAGTCGGCGCGCGATCTGCAGAAGCTCGTGGGGCGCGACGGCGAGGTCCTGGAAGCCCTCCAGGAGCTGACGCGGCTGGCCGTGCACCGGGAGACCGGCGACCGGAGCCGTCTGATGCTGGACATCGCCGGGTTCCGGGCCAAGAAGCGCACGGAGCTCGCCGAGCTGGGTGCCAAGGCGGCGGACAAGGTCAAGAGCACCGGTGAGCCGGTGAAGCTGAAGCCGATGACCCCGTTCGAGCGCAAGGTCGTGCACGACGCGGTCGCCGCGGCGGGTCTCCGCAGTGAATCGGAGGGCGAGGAGCCGCAGCGCTTCGTCGTCGTTCTGCCGGCCTGA
- the dnaA gene encoding chromosomal replication initiator protein DnaA, which yields MADVPADLAAVWPRVLEQLLGEGQQGIEPKDKQWIERCQPLALVADTALLAVPNEWGKRVLEGRLAPLISETLSRECGRPIRIAITVDDSAGEPSGPPAPPMHQSPQPPHRYQGPQHDEGRHGDAYDGYGNRSSDDGMPTARPAYPDYQQQRPEPGAWPRTQEDLSWQQPRLGGFQDREPSADQWREPYGGRGPQQSQHDYRPQPPERHGYEPSHTERSRPELPEPQHRPGAGTGRPGGGTGPMGAQPSPAPGPGEPHARLNPKYLFDTFVIGASNRFAHAAAVAVAEAPAKAYNPLFVYGESGLGKTHLLHAIGHYARSLYPGTRVRYVSSEEFTNEFINSIRDGKGDTFRKRYRDVDILLVDDIQFLASKESTQEEFFHTFNTLHNANKQIVLSSDRPPKQLVTLEDRLRNRFEWGLTTDVQPPELETRIAILRKKAVQEQLNAPPEVLEFIASRISRNIRELEGALIRVTAFASLNRQPVDLGLTEIVLKDLIPGGEDTAPEITATAIMAATADYFGLTVEDLCGSSRSRVLVTARQIAMYLCRELTDLSLPKIGAQFGGRDHTTVMHADRKIRALMAERRSIYNQVTELTNRIKNG from the coding sequence GTGGCTGACGTACCTGCCGATCTTGCCGCAGTGTGGCCACGCGTGCTGGAGCAACTCCTCGGGGAGGGGCAGCAGGGCATCGAGCCGAAGGACAAGCAGTGGATCGAGCGCTGCCAGCCGCTCGCCCTGGTGGCCGACACCGCGCTGCTGGCCGTCCCCAACGAATGGGGCAAGCGGGTCCTGGAGGGCCGCCTCGCCCCTCTCATCAGCGAGACGCTGAGCCGCGAGTGCGGACGCCCCATCCGGATCGCGATCACGGTGGACGACTCGGCCGGCGAACCGTCGGGCCCGCCCGCGCCCCCGATGCACCAGTCCCCCCAGCCGCCCCACCGCTACCAGGGCCCCCAGCACGACGAGGGCCGGCACGGCGACGCGTACGACGGCTACGGGAACCGGTCCTCCGACGACGGCATGCCGACCGCGCGCCCCGCCTACCCGGACTACCAGCAGCAGCGCCCGGAGCCCGGCGCCTGGCCGCGCACCCAGGAGGACCTGTCCTGGCAGCAGCCCCGGCTCGGCGGCTTCCAGGACCGCGAGCCTTCCGCCGACCAGTGGCGCGAGCCGTACGGCGGCCGGGGTCCGCAGCAGTCGCAGCACGATTACCGTCCGCAGCCGCCGGAGCGCCACGGGTACGAGCCGTCGCACACCGAGCGCTCCCGCCCCGAGCTGCCGGAGCCGCAGCACCGCCCCGGCGCGGGCACCGGCCGGCCGGGCGGAGGCACCGGCCCGATGGGCGCCCAGCCGTCCCCGGCCCCCGGCCCCGGCGAGCCGCACGCCCGGCTGAATCCGAAGTACCTCTTCGACACCTTCGTCATCGGGGCCTCGAACCGCTTCGCGCACGCCGCGGCCGTCGCGGTGGCCGAGGCACCCGCGAAGGCGTACAACCCGCTGTTCGTCTACGGGGAGTCGGGGCTCGGCAAGACCCATCTGCTGCACGCCATCGGGCACTACGCGCGGAGCCTGTACCCGGGCACGCGGGTGCGGTACGTCAGCTCCGAGGAGTTCACCAACGAGTTCATCAACTCGATCCGCGACGGGAAGGGCGACACCTTCCGCAAGCGGTACCGCGATGTGGACATCCTGCTCGTCGACGACATCCAGTTCCTGGCGAGCAAGGAGTCGACGCAGGAGGAGTTCTTCCACACCTTCAATACGCTCCACAACGCCAACAAGCAGATCGTGCTCTCCTCCGACCGGCCGCCGAAGCAGCTGGTCACGCTGGAGGACCGGCTGCGGAATCGTTTCGAGTGGGGGCTGACCACCGACGTACAGCCGCCCGAGTTGGAGACCCGCATCGCGATCCTGCGCAAGAAGGCGGTGCAGGAGCAGCTCAACGCCCCGCCGGAGGTGCTGGAGTTCATCGCCTCCCGTATCTCCCGCAACATCCGTGAGCTGGAGGGCGCGCTCATCCGGGTGACGGCCTTCGCCAGTCTCAACCGGCAGCCGGTGGACCTGGGGCTCACCGAGATCGTGCTGAAGGATCTGATCCCCGGCGGCGAGGACACGGCGCCCGAGATCACGGCGACGGCCATCATGGCGGCGACCGCGGACTACTTCGGCCTGACGGTGGAGGACCTGTGCGGATCGTCGCGCAGCCGCGTGCTGGTGACGGCCCGGCAGATCGCCATGTATCTGTGCCGTGAGCTGACCGATCTCTCGCTGCCGAAGATCGGCGCGCAGTTCGGCGGCCGGGACCATACAACGGTGATGCACGCGGACCGCAAGATCCGGGCGCTGATGGCCGAGCGGCGGTCCATCTACAACCAGGTCACCGAGCTCACCAACCGGATCAAGAACGGCTGA
- the rpmH gene encoding 50S ribosomal protein L34, with protein sequence MSKRTFQPNNRRRAKTHGFRLRMRTRAGRAILASRRSKGRASLSA encoded by the coding sequence GTGAGCAAGCGCACCTTCCAGCCGAACAACCGTCGTCGCGCGAAGACCCACGGCTTCCGGCTGCGGATGCGCACCCGTGCCGGCCGCGCGATTCTCGCGTCCCGCCGCAGCAAGGGTCGCGCCAGCCTGTCCGCCTGA